A region from the Leptospira ellinghausenii genome encodes:
- a CDS encoding helix-turn-helix domain-containing protein, with the protein MEYKTYLPHKDLRSFVKCYWSLKVPKSNQPQKQKIVPDGCIELAFLFGDGIKRYTNQSDFVIQPKAMVIGQITKPFEIEPMGFVDSFAVRFYPYGFSMIHSVPMEQLVNTETDISILFGKEIAQKLSLDLTNANYTKDRIKIMESFLFARLTNKTNQKRVVKKTWETLQKEKGSQSVLSIWNHDPKKIREMERKFLKHIGISPKQLGKMIRMQTAIELMLCEEEKSLTQIAYESDYYDQSHFIKDFQKFTGESPKQFLQNENFQLSKLFYQKN; encoded by the coding sequence ATGGAATACAAAACCTATCTACCTCACAAAGATTTACGATCGTTTGTAAAATGTTATTGGTCTTTAAAAGTACCAAAATCAAATCAACCACAAAAACAAAAAATTGTTCCCGATGGTTGTATTGAATTAGCATTTTTGTTTGGCGATGGGATCAAACGATACACGAATCAATCTGATTTTGTAATCCAACCGAAGGCAATGGTCATAGGCCAAATTACAAAACCTTTTGAAATTGAACCAATGGGTTTTGTCGACAGTTTTGCTGTACGATTTTATCCCTATGGATTTTCGATGATCCATTCAGTTCCTATGGAACAATTGGTAAATACCGAAACTGATATTTCCATTCTTTTTGGAAAAGAAATTGCTCAGAAATTATCTTTAGATCTTACAAATGCCAATTATACAAAAGATAGAATCAAAATTATGGAATCTTTTTTGTTTGCACGGTTAACAAATAAAACAAATCAAAAGAGGGTGGTAAAAAAAACTTGGGAGACTTTACAAAAAGAAAAAGGATCTCAATCGGTTTTGTCAATTTGGAATCATGATCCTAAAAAAATCCGTGAAATGGAACGTAAGTTTTTGAAACATATTGGTATTTCGCCAAAACAATTAGGAAAAATGATTCGTATGCAAACTGCAATTGAATTAATGTTATGTGAGGAAGAAAAATCTCTCACTCAAATTGCATATGAATCTGATTATTATGACCAGTCCCATTTTATCAAAGATTTTCAGAAGTTCACAGGAGAAAGTCCGAAACAGTTTTTGCAAAATGAAAACTTTCAGTTATCCAAACTTTTTTACCAAAAAAATTGA
- a CDS encoding SPOR domain-containing protein, producing the protein MKERVFYVINLDKQRIGVLSLFLFALFFSIFFLGVSVGKGKTDESQTSMKPSLTTANPETTDTNLPSPDSLAKKGEETTNLNPQGMQVASSLVQGTKQKESVSSQEIPMADIGNHPYYMETSTAKDEEEEKKQQVVDLTKSKEQRNVYVAKEEKLKNISHISKGKEKPNHVSSNLPKSVKSNDGKYLTIQLAAFTNRKSAETFLSQLQADNQGKLKSKSFIVVKNGFFVVQLGKSKDKDSLLKTLSKTNMPKEIKAKAMVIQYQPLS; encoded by the coding sequence ATGAAAGAGAGAGTATTTTACGTTATCAATTTAGACAAACAAAGGATTGGAGTATTATCACTCTTTTTATTTGCTTTATTCTTTTCGATTTTCTTTTTGGGAGTCTCAGTAGGGAAAGGGAAAACAGACGAATCACAAACTTCCATGAAACCGTCTCTAACAACTGCAAACCCAGAGACAACGGATACAAATCTTCCATCGCCAGATTCATTGGCCAAAAAAGGAGAAGAGACTACAAATTTGAATCCGCAAGGAATGCAAGTTGCCTCCTCTTTGGTCCAAGGCACAAAACAAAAAGAATCCGTTTCTTCACAAGAAATTCCAATGGCTGATATTGGGAACCATCCTTACTACATGGAAACTTCAACAGCTAAGGATGAAGAGGAAGAAAAGAAACAACAAGTTGTTGATTTGACAAAATCAAAAGAACAAAGAAATGTTTATGTGGCAAAAGAAGAGAAGTTAAAAAACATTTCACATATTTCAAAAGGAAAAGAAAAACCGAATCATGTATCTTCCAACCTACCAAAATCGGTAAAGAGTAACGATGGAAAGTATTTGACCATTCAACTAGCTGCGTTTACAAACCGTAAATCAGCAGAAACATTTTTGTCCCAACTCCAAGCAGATAACCAAGGAAAACTCAAATCAAAATCCTTCATTGTTGTGAAAAATGGATTTTTTGTGGTACAACTTGGTAAATCCAAGGATAAGGATTCATTGTTAAAAACGTTATCTAAAACAAATATGCCAAAAGAAATTAAGGCAAAGGCAATGGTCATCCAATACCAACCATTATCATAA
- a CDS encoding VCBS repeat-containing protein: protein MANRVFFIIFKRSIVAIGLFLFLSNCWTNPLTHPPLECLMKLDNFLCPDKDLLKRYSPGIYLFLLPESRATISNLTNDSIVETGFVVGTAPYDVSFVNVGYDDAPTTKVPVVNGSWRAALPAKAITNSFWTYGSLHTIYVQIPFEKSNTILVRKGTNKDTNGDGYPDLIVSANNAAANIGYGYVYTTNIDTKQLNATPITSLTDGITQTYFGSRIASGDFNGDGFADVFVGAQAYTPATNYLGKAYLFLSRGQTGIPSQNLNSGGSADAVLSGLSGTGRFGTNIIGADINNDGYDDGIFASPWNDEVFIFYSHGSPAISTQDTNTADLSYKPNVNDNFGSYALAGDVNGDGFLDLVVSAATYSSSLGRIYIFISNQGLLPSSPQQFLVAPVEPSPGCATGTGCQFGANFVLDYFNSDRCIDLAVGGPTFNSNQGIVFVYHSNCDSTSPYQNPPVSTFIGPPTLSCNSSICLFGGNLASGDSNGDGSPDLLVGSTGASSGIGDVYLILNDPKTGFRNMDLSAGGSSASLFSGSFANRNFSQGIKFQDTNADGLQDIVISEPTTTNQVFTFHSIRGGVPTNQNLNSGGVTSQTLIPPAGTAFGNTIAQLRNKAEEYMLALVKKTRLYIGWI from the coding sequence ATGGCAAATCGTGTTTTTTTTATCATATTTAAGCGTAGTATTGTTGCCATTGGACTTTTTCTATTTTTATCCAATTGTTGGACAAATCCTTTAACCCACCCTCCTCTCGAATGTCTGATGAAGTTGGACAATTTCCTTTGCCCAGATAAAGATTTACTCAAACGATATTCACCTGGAATTTATTTATTTTTATTACCAGAATCTAGAGCTACTATTTCCAATCTGACAAATGACTCCATCGTAGAGACTGGCTTTGTTGTGGGAACTGCTCCATATGATGTCAGTTTTGTGAATGTGGGGTATGATGATGCCCCAACGACAAAAGTCCCTGTTGTCAATGGAAGTTGGCGTGCTGCTTTACCAGCAAAAGCGATAACGAACAGTTTTTGGACCTATGGAAGTTTGCACACTATTTATGTGCAAATCCCATTCGAAAAATCCAATACGATCCTTGTTCGTAAAGGTACAAATAAAGACACCAACGGGGATGGTTATCCTGATTTGATTGTGTCGGCGAATAATGCCGCGGCAAATATAGGATATGGATACGTATATACAACAAACATTGATACAAAACAATTGAATGCAACACCTATCACAAGTTTAACGGATGGGATCACACAAACCTATTTTGGTTCTCGGATTGCATCTGGAGATTTCAATGGAGATGGGTTTGCTGATGTGTTTGTTGGAGCTCAAGCTTACACTCCTGCTACCAATTATCTTGGCAAAGCCTATCTTTTCCTAAGCCGTGGTCAAACAGGTATTCCATCTCAAAATCTAAATTCGGGTGGATCAGCGGACGCAGTTCTTAGTGGATTGTCTGGAACAGGGAGATTTGGAACGAATATCATAGGAGCTGATATCAACAACGACGGGTATGATGATGGAATTTTTGCATCCCCTTGGAATGATGAGGTATTTATATTTTATAGCCATGGATCTCCAGCAATCAGTACACAGGATACCAATACTGCTGACTTATCTTATAAACCAAACGTAAACGATAATTTCGGATCGTATGCATTAGCAGGAGATGTGAACGGAGATGGTTTTTTAGACCTCGTTGTCAGTGCAGCTACCTATTCCTCTAGTTTAGGAAGGATATACATTTTTATTTCCAATCAAGGATTATTGCCATCATCTCCCCAGCAATTTTTAGTTGCTCCAGTTGAACCTTCCCCTGGTTGTGCGACGGGAACTGGTTGCCAATTTGGGGCAAATTTTGTATTGGATTATTTCAATTCGGATCGTTGTATCGATCTTGCAGTTGGTGGACCCACTTTCAATTCAAACCAAGGGATTGTTTTTGTATACCATTCCAATTGTGATTCCACGAGTCCCTATCAAAATCCGCCAGTTTCAACATTCATTGGACCTCCTACTCTTAGTTGTAATAGTAGTATTTGTTTGTTTGGAGGTAATCTTGCATCAGGTGATTCAAATGGAGATGGTTCACCTGATCTTTTGGTTGGATCTACTGGTGCAAGTTCTGGGATCGGCGACGTGTACTTAATATTAAACGATCCAAAAACAGGCTTTCGCAATATGGATTTAAGCGCCGGAGGATCATCGGCTAGTCTCTTTTCAGGTTCATTCGCAAATCGAAATTTTTCCCAAGGGATTAAATTCCAAGATACCAATGCAGATGGCCTACAAGATATAGTGATCTCTGAACCAACAACCACCAATCAAGTGTTTACATTTCATAGCATCCGAGGTGGAGTTCCAACGAACCAAAACCTAAATTCTGGTGGAGTGACAAGCCAAACACTGATCCCTCCTGCTGGAACTGCTTTTGGAAATACAATAGCACAGTTGAGAAACAAGGCAGAAGAGTATATGTTGGCGTTGGTAAAGAAAACTAGATTGTATATAGGTTGGATTTAG
- a CDS encoding YidB family protein produces MSFFESLKAVAAQAVELVQNNPQVVSGIQKIIEENGGVSGIVQKFKEKGFADAAASWVGTGENVSIGADDVLKVLGNDSVKELAKKVGLDTDATAGLVGNLLPIVIDKLSPDGNEPSGDITSQLSSLASLFTK; encoded by the coding sequence ATGAGTTTTTTTGAAAGTTTAAAAGCCGTCGCAGCTCAGGCAGTAGAGCTAGTCCAAAACAATCCCCAAGTTGTCTCTGGGATCCAGAAGATCATCGAAGAGAACGGTGGGGTATCGGGAATTGTACAAAAATTCAAGGAAAAAGGTTTTGCAGACGCTGCCGCTTCTTGGGTTGGAACGGGTGAAAATGTTAGCATCGGTGCCGATGACGTTTTAAAAGTCTTAGGAAATGACTCCGTAAAGGAACTTGCTAAAAAAGTGGGCCTTGATACTGACGCTACCGCAGGACTTGTAGGAAATTTATTGCCAATTGTCATTGATAAATTATCCCCTGATGGGAATGAACCGTCTGGAGACATCACATCTCAACTTTCCAGTTTGGCATCCTTATTCACCAAATAG
- a CDS encoding VOC family protein, with translation MKKIFVLVFVVMLVMNCKDSNEMGSNTNIQSGKEGGKEMNPIISIVEIPVTNVKRAIAFYEKIFSIQIEQMEMGDTELGVFPSTQTGPSIVLTKGKEYKPKSDGVLVYLNAGNDLTTVLSLIEPNGGKVLLEKTEISPEMGNYALFLDTEGNRIGLHYSK, from the coding sequence ATGAAGAAAATATTTGTTTTGGTTTTTGTGGTTATGTTGGTTATGAATTGTAAAGATTCGAATGAAATGGGTTCAAATACAAACATTCAAAGTGGGAAAGAGGGGGGAAAAGAAATGAATCCTATTATATCAATCGTGGAAATCCCTGTTACAAATGTGAAAAGAGCAATCGCATTTTATGAAAAGATTTTTTCGATTCAAATTGAACAAATGGAGATGGGTGATACGGAATTAGGTGTTTTTCCATCTACTCAAACAGGTCCAAGTATAGTTCTGACAAAAGGAAAGGAATACAAACCAAAGTCTGATGGTGTCTTGGTTTATTTAAATGCTGGTAATGATTTAACAACTGTTCTTAGTTTGATTGAACCTAATGGTGGTAAAGTTCTGTTAGAAAAAACGGAAATTAGTCCAGAAATGGGGAATTATGCTTTGTTTTTAGACACCGAAGGGAATCGAATCGGTCTTCATTACTCCAAATAA
- a CDS encoding DUF2452 domain-containing protein, producing the protein MEESTIPHHSLTYGTSRLAPAISLVDRAKEIELAEESVKLHVHGKLEVIAKQIRALKEEAELILKQAEKDIELHKAKCQFEKKPGQVIYLYSKDEGDYFSLLSPLEWGGNPPHPFKGAYTMNPDRSFSEIKENL; encoded by the coding sequence ATGGAAGAATCCACGATCCCCCACCACAGCCTCACCTATGGAACAAGTCGATTAGCACCCGCAATTAGTTTGGTGGATCGTGCAAAAGAAATTGAACTGGCGGAAGAATCTGTCAAACTCCATGTTCATGGAAAGTTGGAAGTCATTGCCAAACAAATTCGTGCTCTAAAAGAAGAAGCAGAACTCATACTCAAACAAGCAGAAAAGGATATCGAACTTCATAAGGCAAAATGCCAATTTGAAAAAAAACCAGGTCAGGTGATTTATCTGTATTCGAAAGATGAGGGAGATTATTTTTCCCTACTATCCCCTTTGGAATGGGGAGGAAATCCTCCGCATCCTTTTAAAGGGGCTTATACAATGAACCCTGACCGCAGTTTCTCAGAAATCAAAGAAAATCTCTAA